A window of the Zeugodacus cucurbitae isolate PBARC_wt_2022May chromosome 4, idZeuCucr1.2, whole genome shotgun sequence genome harbors these coding sequences:
- the LOC105212567 gene encoding probable E3 ubiquitin-protein ligase HERC4 — translation MSIYCWGNTEHGELGLGGIEEEEILEPRELSWHPESSVVNIECGLNHTLFLTEDGKVYSTGSNDFGQLGQQEMTKRPQLINDLGNTVITDLSCGARHSLALSEWGQLYSWGHNDYGQLALPDSSDVVRSPKIVKKLAAQTIIQIASGYNHSLALTNCGALYAWGSNIYGQLGISPPSDLAHSTSPRLVDSLLGIPIAFIACGGNHSFIISKSGAVFGWGRNNSGQLGLNDCTHRHFPTQLRTLRSLCVRYITCGEQYSVFLTNDGGVFTCGKGSHGQLGHGGNLNEVLPRKVSELMGSTVTQISCGAQHTLALVPSRGRVYGFGLGHFGTRKVDSCSLPHAMIGPWVCPNSSKLVDTVTKESKEDSLLVRQIFCGGNHSFVLTTKVGDKIPAADYRINEPRTQIMCLTKELAEQCALVEKDSSIDMDLLTTIEVIFKSQACLNGSFLLESKHFCCTSKQPGVDLLQVKQTFDYIRKVEHESIKQIIWDKITNEIIASLMPSPADVETLRLYLILPLYHEFVNSKNYETLHTPFSNAVLRLKEIPRKIVVMWWAQTPLDWFEGLVSNYKNVVAHIISFKIAANSAGNVEKKLVTYNSNLSAALNLLVLLHKINHKERSEKIDYDIFHWPELTDYVDIQQDYIHWLFEKNPEAFNICNYPFLFNASAKTTLLQTDQAIQMHTAMQNAANSGILSLLTFGTPISQFIVLNVSRENLVQDTLREIMQYNQSDLKKPLKIKFHGEEAEDAGGVRKEFFMLLLRDLLDPKYGMFKEYEDSHVLWFADVTFETDDMYFLIGVICGLAIYNFIIINLPFPLALYKKLLDEPVDITDLRDLSPTLANSMESILKYDQIDFEEVFDLNFEISRDIFGESQTEELKPNGSQIPVTLENKKEFVDLYVDFLFNKAVETQFKAFRKGFMKVCWGRVLQIFKPDELMAVVVGNEEYDWQALELHCEYKNGYSSGDQTIRWFWEIFHELPESEKKKFLLYLTGSDRIPIQGMKAIKICIQPTNDERFLPVAHTCFNLLDLPQYKTKERLKYKLLQAIQQTQGFSLV, via the exons CAC AACTTATAAATGATCTTGGAAATACTGTCATTACGGATTTAAGTTGTGGCGCTAGACATTCTTTAGCACTCAGTGAATGGGGCCAACTTTACAGCTGGGGACATAACGACTATGGTCAGTTAGCGCTCCCAGATTCGTCCGATGTTGTACGTTcgccaaaaattgttaaaaagctTGCAGCGCAAACTATCATACAAATCGCAAGTGGTTATAATCACAGTCTTGCGCTAACCAATT gTGGTGCTTTATATGCTTGGGGTTCAAACATTTATGGCCAATTGGGCATATCACCGCCTAGTGACTTGGCCCATTCCACTTCCCCCCGACTGGTGGATTCATTGCTCGGCATACCGATAGCTTTCATAGCATGTGGTGGCAATCATTCATTTATAATTTCGAAATCTGGTGCTGTGTTTGGTTGGGGACGCAATAATTCTGGACAATTGGGACTTAACGATTGTACACATCGACATTTTCCAACACAATTGAGAACGCTTCGGAGCCTGTGCGTGCGTTATATAACATGTGGCGAACAATATTCCGTATTTTTGACAAACGACGGTGGTGTATTCACTTGTGGCAAAGGATCACATGGCCAACTTGGTCATGGTGGTAACTTGAACGAAGTACTGCCTCGCAAAGTGTCAGAGCTAATGGGAAGTACTGTGACACAAATTTCTTGTGGTGCACAACATACGTTAGCTTTAGTGCCGTCTCGAGGACGGGTGTATGGTTTCGGGTTGGGCCACTTTGGTACACGTAAAGTCGATAGCTGTTCTCTACCGCATGCTATGATTGGACCATGG GTATGTCCCAATAGCTCTAAACTTGTAGATACTGTTACCAAAGAAAGCAAAGAAGATTCTCTTTTAGTACGACAAATATTTTGTGGTGGCAATCACTCATTTGTCTTAACCACAAAAGTTGGTGATAAAATTCCTGCCGCAGATTATCGCATTAACGA GCCACGAACTCAAATTATGTGCTTAACCAAGGAGTTAGCGGAGCAGTGTGCGTTGGTAGAGAAGGATTCGTCCATAGATATGGATTTATTAACAACTATAgaagtaatatttaaaagccaagcTTGCCTCAATGGATCATTTCTGCTAGAAAGCAAACATTTCTGTTGTACCTCAAAACAGCCCGGTGTGGATTTGTTGCAGGTTAAGCAGACTTTTGACTACATTCGCAAAGTGGAACATGAAAGCATTAAGCAAATC ATTTGGGATAAAATCACAAATGAAATAATTGCCTCACTAATGCCATCACCAGCAGATGTTGAAACTTTGcgactttatttgattttgccATTATATCATGAATTTGTCAATTCTAAAAACTATGAAACGCTTCATACACCCTTCAGTAATGCCGTGCTCAGACTCAAAGAAATACCAAGAAAAATTGTTGTCATGTGGTGGGCGCAAACACCGCTGGACTGGTTCGAAGGTCTGGTATCAAACTACAAAAATGTGGTAGCGCATATAATCAGTTTTAAGATTGCTGCCAACTCTGCCGGCAACGTTGAAAAGAAG CTGGTTACTTATAATTCTAATTTGTCAGCGGCTTTAAACCTATTAGTCTTGCTACATAAAATCAATCACAAGGAGCGTTCAGAGAAAATTGATTATGACATTTTTCACTGGCCTGAGCTGACCGATTACGTTGATATCCAGCAGGATTATATACACTGGCTCTTCGAAAAGAat CCCGAAGCATTTAACATTTGTAATTATCCATTTTTATTCAACGCATCTGCAAAAACGACACTTCTACAAACAGATCAGGCCATACAAATGCACACCGCCATGCAAAACGCTGCCAATTCG GGAATTCTCTCGCTGCTTACGTTTGGAACACCCATTTCACAATTTATTGTGCTGAATGTTTCACGTGAGAACCTGGTACAGGACACTTTACGCGAAATTATGCAGTATAATCAAAGCGACTTGAAAAAGCCACTGAAG ATAAAATTCCATGGAGAGGAGGCCGAAGATGCCGGTGGTGTGCGTAAAGAATTTTTCATGCTTTTACTAAGGGATCTCTTGGATCCAAAATATGGCATGTTCAAAGAGTATGAAGACTCACACGTACTTTGGTTTGCCGATGTAACTTTTGAAACAGATGACATGTACTTCTTGATTGGCGTAATTTGTGGCTTagcaatatacaattttataattataaatctaCCATTCCCGTTGGCGCTATATAAGAAACTGCTGGATGAACCTGTCGATATAACTGACTTGCGTGACTTATCGCCTACTCTGGCGAATTCTATGGAGTCCATACTAAAGTACGACCAAATTGACTTCGAAGAAgtgtttgatttaaattttgaaatatctcGTGACATTTTCGGTGAATCACAAACGGAAGAATTAAAACCAAATGGTAGTCAAATACCCGtcactttggaaaataa aaaAGAGTTCGTCGATTTGTATGTTGATTTCCTATTCAACAAAGCGGTGGAAACACAGTTTAAAGCGTTTCGCAAAGGATTTATGAAG GTTTGTTGGGGACGAGTGCTGCAAATATTCAAACCCGATGAGTTAATGGCTGTGGTTGTTGGAAACGAAGAATACGACTGGCAAGCTCTTGAGCTACATTGTGAATATAAAAATGGTTATAGTTCTGGCGATCAAACG ATAAGATGGTTTTGGGAAATATTCCACGAGTTGCCAGAGAGTGAAAAGAAAAAGTTTCTGCTATATTTGACTGGAAGCGACCGCATACCCATTCAAGGGATGAAAGCGATCAAG atttgtaTACAGCCAACAAATGATGAGCGCTTTCTTCCCGTAGCGCATACGTGTTTCAATCTGTTAGATTTGCCTCAATACAAGACTAAAGAacgtttaaaatacaaattgctTCAGGCTATTCAACAAACTCAGGGTTTTAGTTtagtataa
- the LOC114804288 gene encoding SOSS complex subunit C homolog: MANFPTLGAQQETNRKILEDLQLKKQLLQKGNIPGLGTGISTNTLYQIPASQLLQSSDFSQSSGLANAPRSVFNATTSTTLGYFVSQDSYYGNTFIPVLPRLDPLP; the protein is encoded by the exons atggcGAATTTTCCAACTTTAGGTGCTCAGCaag AAACTAATCGTAAAATTCTGGAGGAtctacaattaaaaaaacaacttttACAGAAAGGTAACATTCCGGGATTAGGTACTGGAATATCCACTAACACTCTTTACCAG ATTCCTGCCAGTCAACTGTTGCAGTCGTCGGATTTTTCTCAAAGTAGTGGTTTGGCAAACGCGCCTCGTTCGGTGTTTAATGCAACAACGTCGACAACGTTAGGTTATTTCGTCTCACAGGATTCTTATTACGGAAATACGTTCATTCCTGTGCTGCCACGTCTCGATCCATTGCCTTAA
- the LOC105212572 gene encoding putative RNA-binding protein Luc7-like 1 — protein sequence MSATDQMRAMLDQLMGTTRNGDDGRGLKFSDARVCKSFLLDCCPHDILASTRMDLGECPKVHDLAFRADYESAAKSHDFYYDIEAMEHLQAFIADCDRRTESAKQRLKETQEELTAEVAEKANAVHALAEEIGKKLAKAEALGEAGEVEESMSLMKEIDELRTKKIKAEHEYRTSMPASTYQQQKLRVCEVCSAYLGIHDNDIRLADHFGGKLHLGFLTIREKLVELEKTAGPRKAELKRSGKINERGDDRQRSRYFVGGRELDRRSRVHRSRSRDRARRNDRGGGASSSDNRSERRSEKDKERERERDRDRRANAASPVREERKRSRSRSRAHNSSSRRRSHSRERHRR from the coding sequence atgtcGGCCACGGATCAAATGAGGGCAATGCTTGATCAATTAATGGGCACAACTCGAAATGGAGATGATGGACGCGGTCTTAAATTTTCTGACGCCCGTGTGTGTAAAAGTTTTTTGCTTGATTGTTGTCCCCATGATATTCTTGCATCAACTCGCATGGATCTTGGAGAGTGTCCAAAAGTTCATGATTTGGCATTTAGAGCTGATTATGAAAGCGCTGCGAAATCGCATGACTTTTACTATGATATTGAGGCAATGGAGCATTTACAGGCTTTTATTGCCGATTGTGACCGTCGTACAGAATCTGCTAAACAGCGACTTAAGGAAACACAGGAGGAATTAACCGCTGAGGTGGCTGAAAAAGCAAATGCAGTACATGCATTAGCTGAAGAAATCGGCAAAAAACTGGCTAAGGCTGAAGCACTTGGAGAAGCAGGAGAAGTTGAAGAAAGTATGTCTTTGATGAAGGAAATAGATGAATTGCGAACTAAGAAAATTAAAGCAGAACACGAATATCGCACATCAATGCCTGCGTCAACTTACCAACAGCAAAAGTTGCGAGTATGTGAGGTCTGTTCTGCCTATTTAGGTATACACGATAATGATATTCGACTAGCTGACCATTTCGGTGGTAAGTTGCACTTGGGATTCCTCACTATTCGTGAAAAGTTGGTAGAATTGGAAAAAACTGCAGGTCCACGGAAAGCAGAGCTGAAGCGTAGCGGAAAAATTAATGAACGCGGTGATGATAGACAAAGATCGAGATATTTTGTAGGTGGTCGCGAATTAGATCGACGTTCTCGTGTACATAGGTCCAGATCTAGGGACCGAGCACGTCGTAACGATCGTGGAGGTGGCGCAAGTAGTTCTGATAATAGATCCGAGAGACGGTCAGAAAAGGACAAAGAAAGGGAAAGGGAGAGGGATCGTGACCGACGTGCAAATGCAGCTTCTCCTGTAAGGGAAGAAAGAAAACGATCAAGATCGCGTTCCCGTGCACATAACTCCAGTTCTAGACGGAGGTCACATTCTCGGGAACGTCATCGTcgttaa
- the LOC105212561 gene encoding rRNA N6-adenosine-methyltransferase Mettl5 yields MACIKLKKLEEYLHGVDKFEKPKIKLEQYITPPHIASCVLYNIQTLYGDIEGKYVGDLGCGSGMLSIGSFLLGAGMTTGFEIDDAALNTFQSNVSDMELPGIDCILCDVLTLSNSDKWENAFDTIVTNPPFGTKNNSGIDMLFVQTGINLASGAVYSFHKSSTRDYIHKKVKDWHVKGNVVAELKYNIDTSYSFHKSKSVDISVDFWRFDVSEKNL; encoded by the exons ATGGCTTGTATAAAGCTAAAAAAGTTGGAGGAGTACTTGCATGGTGTGGATAAATTTGAAAAGCCGAAAATTAAGTTAGAACAATACATAACTCCTCCACACATAGCTAGTTGTGTGCTTTACAACATCCAG ACATTATATGGTGACATTGAAGGGAAATATGTAGGGGACTTAGGTTGCGGTAGTGGTATGTTAAGTATCGGTTCATTCCTTCTTGGTGCTGGTATGACCACAGGTTTTGAAATCGATGATGCTGCTTTAAAC aCGTTTCAATCCAATGTATCTGATATGGAATTGCCTGGTATAGATTGCATTTTATGTGATGTACTAACCTTGTCTAACAGTGATAAATGGGAAAACGCCTTTGACACAATTGTTACCAATCCTCCATTCGGAACGAAAAATAATAGTGGAATCGATATGTTGTTTGTTCAGACTGGTATAAATCTAGCTTCGGGTGCGGTTTATTCATTTCACAAAAGTTCCACACG AGACTACATCCATAAAAAGGTGAAAGATTGGCACGTGAAAGGGAACGTGGTTGCCGAACTGAAGTATAATATTGACACCAGCTATTCCTTTCACAAAAGCAAAAGCGTTGACATCAGTGTGGACTTTTGGCGATTCGATGTGTCCGAGAAAAATCTTTGA